The nucleotide sequence ACCACAGCCACACGATTGAAATTGTCGTGGATCGCCTGATTAAAAAAGGTGGGATTCAGGAACGCCTCACCGACTCCTTGGCCACCGCCCTCAAACACGCCGAAGGGATCGCCATCATTGATTTAATCACCGAGAGCAAACCCCAGTTATCCCTTGTTTCCCAATCTGCGGAGTCACCCAATCCCGAAGACCTAATCACCTTAACGGCGGCGGAACCCCCAGGCCAGTACCAGACTCCCACACAACTAGTTTTTTCCGAAAATTTTGCCTGTCCCGAACATGGGGCCGTCATGGATGAATTGTCGCCGCGATTATTTTCCTTTAATTCACCCTATGGAGCCTGCCCCAACTGCCATGGCCTGGGGGCGTTGAAGTGTTTTTCGCCGGATTTAATTATCCCCAACCCGGAACTGCCGGTGTATGCGGCCATTGCCCCTTGGGCCGAGAAAGACAATAGTTATTATTTTTCGTTGCTTTATAGTGTGGCCCAGGCCTTTGAGTTTGATATTCAAACCCCCTGGCATAAACTCACCAAGCTGCAACAGGAAATGATTCTGCATGGAACGAAAGAGCCAATTTTTGTCGAAGTAGATTCTCGCTATCGGGAACGGCGGGGCTATTACAAGAAATTTCCGGGGGTGTTGGCGATTCTCCAAAATCAATATGACGAAACCACCTCGGAGTTGTATAAGCAAAAACTAGAGCAATATTTAGTTGACCAGGCCTGTGAAGTCTGTGAAGGCAAACGCCTCAAACCCGAAGCCTTGTCGGTGCGCTTGGGTCAATATGCCTTGCCGGATTTAACCAGTGTCTCAGTGCTCGAAGCGAAAGAGCGGGTGCAAAACCTCAAGCTCTCCCCCCGCCAGGCCCAGATTGCCGATTTAGCCCTGCGAGAAGTCCAGGCCCGGTTACAGTTTTTGCTGGATGTGGGCTTAGATTACTTAACCTTGGATCGCAGTGCGGCCACCTTATCGGGGGGAGAAGCGCAACGGATCCGGCTGGCGACGCAAATTGGTTCGGGCTTAACCGGGGTGTTATACGTTTTGGATGAACCCAGTATTGGCCTGCATCAGCGGGATAATACCAGACTCCTCAACACTCTCTTCAAGCTACGGGACTTGGGCAACACCCTGATTGTGGTGGAACATGATGAAGAAACAATTCGCGCCGCAGATTATCTTGTTGATATTGGGCCGGGGGCCGGGGTGCATGGCGGAAAAATAGTCGCCCAAGGGCAATTAGAAAACATTCTGGAATCACCCGAATCTCTGACTGGAGCTTATTTATCGGGTCGCAGTGCGATTGAAACGCCCAGAGAGCGCCGGCCGGGGAATAACCGTAGCATCGAAATTAAAAACGCCCATCGCCACAACCTGAAAAACATTGACGTGGAAATTCCCCTCGGCAAATTGGTCTGCATTACGGGGGTGTCCGGCTCCGGTAAATCTACCTTGATGAATGAACTCCTCTATCCAGCGTTGCAACATCATTTTGGTCATAAGGTTCCGCTGCCGAAAGAAATGACCGGAATTAAGGGATTGAACGCCCTAGATAAGGCCATTGTGATTGATCAATCTCCCATCGGCCGTACCCCCCGCTCCAATCCGGCCACCTATACCGGCGTGTTTGACGTGATTCGGGAAGTCTTTGCGGAAACCGTGGAAGCCAAAGCGAGGGGCTATAAACCAGGCCGGTTCTCATTCAATGTTAAAGGGGGGCGGTGCGAGGCCTGTGGCGGGCAGGGGGTGAACGTGATTGAGATGAATTTCCTCCCCGATGTCTATGTCCAGTGTGATGTCTGCAAAGGGGCCAGATATAACCGGGAAACGCTGCAAGTCAAATTCAAAGGAAAATCCATTGCCGATGTTTTGCAAATGACCGCCGCCGAAGCCCTGGAGTTTTTCATCAATATTCCCAAAGCCGTGAGTAAATTACAAACCTTAGTCGATGTCGGTCTGGGCTATGTCAAAGTTGGCCAAACTGCACCGACTCTTTCCGGGGGAGAAGCGCAACGGGTGAAACTGGCCACGGAACTCTCCCGCCGGGCGACAGGCAAAACTCTTTATTTAATTGACGAACCCACCACCGGCCTATCTTTTTATGATGTCCATAAACTGCTGGATGTCCTCCAACGCTTGGTGGATAAAGGCAATTCCGTCTTGGTGATTGAACATAACTTAGATGTGATTCGCTGCTCCGATTGGATTATTGATCTCGGGCCGGAAGGCGGGGCAAGGGGTGGGCAATTGGTTGCAACTGGCACACCAGAGCAAGTGACCATAAATCCCAACTCTTACACCGGCCAATACCTAAAAACTGTTTTGGCTCAACACCCACCCCGTGCAGACTAACTCAGTTCACGCCCAAAAGGAAGGAGAGCCAGAATCATTAACTTGAAGTGTTGCCGAGCAAAGGGTAAACCAACAATCGTAATCGCCATAATCAATCCCCAGACGAGGTGATTCAAGGCAATTCCCCACCCAAAGACAATTAACCAAATTATATTAAAAATCATTGCTAGGGTACTGTTGGCAGCGGGCTTCTCAATCACCTCTTTTCCAAAGGGTAAGAATGTACTGAGTCCCAAGTCAATCGCCTTTAAGCCAAAGGGAATCCCAATAATGGTAATGCAAAGACTAATACCACCAATAATGTAAGCTACGCCGCTAATAAAGCCACCGAAAATCAACCAGATTATGTTCCCAACTAAGCTCATTGTCCGACTTTCCTCACGAACTTAACACCCTGACTCTCATTCTATAATTTCCCCATCAAGCCTAGAAATTTAGCGATAGTCGGGACAGCCGATCCAGGCCTGGGACATCAAAGCTTTAAAGTATCTAAAATAAGGCTTAAACCACTTATTTTATCGTTCAATCTAGACTGAGTCGCGTCTAATCAATGACTTCCCAAGTGTTTGTATGATAGAGCAGCAAATTGAACAAGCCCTAATCGAAAAACTGGGGGACTTGAAGTACACCTACCGCCCCGATATTCGAGATTTAGCCGCCCTGGATCAGAATTTTCGGGAAAAGTTTGAAGCTCTCAACCAAGTCCACCTGAGCGATGGCGAGTTTAGCCGACTCCTAGACCAGGCCATCACGCCAGATGTATTTGCAGCGGCCCAACATTTGCGAGAACGGAACAGCTTTGAGCGAGATGACGGTAAACGGTTACACTATACTCTGGTTAATATTAAAGACTGGTGCAAAAACACGTTTGAAGTGGTGAATCAACTGCGGATCAATACGGCCAGCAGTCACCACCGCTATGATGTGATTCTTTTGATTAATGGGGTTCCAGTTGTCCAGATTGAGCTTAAAAGCCTGACGATTAGCCCCCGCCGAGCGATGCAGCAGATTGTGGATTATAAAA is from Synechococcus sp. PCC 6312 and encodes:
- the uvrA gene encoding excinuclease ABC subunit UvrA, giving the protein MNTPAPLAVPNLIRIRGARQHNLNNVDLELPRDQLIVFTGVSGSGKSSLAFDTIFAEGQRRYVESLSAYARQFLGQLDKPDVDAIEGLSPAISIDQKSTSHNPRSTVGTVTEIYDYLRLLYGRAGEPHCPQCARPISPQTIDQMVDQVLGLEDGQKFLILAPMVRGKKGTHKKLLSSLASEGFSRVRINGEIRELSDSIELDKNHSHTIEIVVDRLIKKGGIQERLTDSLATALKHAEGIAIIDLITESKPQLSLVSQSAESPNPEDLITLTAAEPPGQYQTPTQLVFSENFACPEHGAVMDELSPRLFSFNSPYGACPNCHGLGALKCFSPDLIIPNPELPVYAAIAPWAEKDNSYYFSLLYSVAQAFEFDIQTPWHKLTKLQQEMILHGTKEPIFVEVDSRYRERRGYYKKFPGVLAILQNQYDETTSELYKQKLEQYLVDQACEVCEGKRLKPEALSVRLGQYALPDLTSVSVLEAKERVQNLKLSPRQAQIADLALREVQARLQFLLDVGLDYLTLDRSAATLSGGEAQRIRLATQIGSGLTGVLYVLDEPSIGLHQRDNTRLLNTLFKLRDLGNTLIVVEHDEETIRAADYLVDIGPGAGVHGGKIVAQGQLENILESPESLTGAYLSGRSAIETPRERRPGNNRSIEIKNAHRHNLKNIDVEIPLGKLVCITGVSGSGKSTLMNELLYPALQHHFGHKVPLPKEMTGIKGLNALDKAIVIDQSPIGRTPRSNPATYTGVFDVIREVFAETVEAKARGYKPGRFSFNVKGGRCEACGGQGVNVIEMNFLPDVYVQCDVCKGARYNRETLQVKFKGKSIADVLQMTAAEALEFFINIPKAVSKLQTLVDVGLGYVKVGQTAPTLSGGEAQRVKLATELSRRATGKTLYLIDEPTTGLSFYDVHKLLDVLQRLVDKGNSVLVIEHNLDVIRCSDWIIDLGPEGGARGGQLVATGTPEQVTINPNSYTGQYLKTVLAQHPPRAD
- a CDS encoding YccF domain-containing protein, with product MSLVGNIIWLIFGGFISGVAYIIGGISLCITIIGIPFGLKAIDLGLSTFLPFGKEVIEKPAANSTLAMIFNIIWLIVFGWGIALNHLVWGLIMAITIVGLPFARQHFKLMILALLPFGRELS